The genomic segment AGAACCATTTGCCTCATCACTGCAATTTGGTACGTTACACTATATTTACTCACATTCTCTCTCATTCTTATGTTTTAAGCAAAATCATGCGGTCATCCCGGCGATGCCCAGTTTGCAGATTTTAATCTGGAAATAGGAGACGATTTTGTCTTTGGGTCAAAAGTTGTATACACCTGCCACAAAGGGTATGTATAATCACAAATGTATACTGTTTCTTATGTATCTTTGTACATTTCTGGTGTGCTTTGTACGTATTATACCCTATCCCTGTAGTAAACCCTGCATAACAGGGAGTGtaatttaaattagtttttacctaaTACTCATTTCAGTTATCAAATGGTCAGTCGCACAAACTACCGGCATTGCATGAATGAAGGCTGGGATGGTGTGGTTCCTGTCTGTGAAGGTAAGAGCTTGAATATTGTATTGTTCATGCGGTACCAGACACATAAAGGGGCAAGGTTTCACTCTGTGTCATaccttttgaaatatttaaaaaaaaatgtattgcttaCCTGCTTATAGATCGATACATTTGGAAGTTTTTTTgttatccaatttatttattttttatcatattTTTGCTTCCAGCCCAACAGTGCCCAGTGATTCATGTGGACAATAATGTCCAGGTAAATGGGGACCCAGAGGAAGCGACCTATGGCAATGTAGTTCGGTTCAGCTGCAAGTCCAACAGTGACATCCTGTCAAATCCTGGGTCAGCAGAGTTGTATTGTGATGAAAACGGAGAGTGGAGTGGCCAACCTCCAAAATGCATAGGTGCATGCATACATGTATAAAACACCATAGCAACCAATCACCTGGCAACTCCTTAgtaacaccaaacacaagcactaGCCACGTCATGACCACCATGTATTCTAACATCATACCAACCAACAGAGttaatggctgcagctgatgcaGAAGTTTCTGTTGATACCACTATAGCGTCAGTAGTTGACGAACTGGACGGTATATTTTCGCTCgaagaaaaacaaaccaatGCATTTAAAGCTATTATTGGAAAATTAATATGTCTTTGCCCATTCTTCCATCAGGATTTGGCAAGATCTTGGAAAATGACTTCTGAACATTCAGACTAGGCACATCATTTTACTCTCGAATGAAGTTCATCACTACTGATCATTTGCCTTTTCGTGAAAATTGGTAATAATATTAATGCTtgtgtgtattattcaacaGAGATTAAATGTACAGTACCTCCGATTGAAAATGGTCATGTGCCTGATCGCAATATCCAAGAGTACAAAGAACATGATGTCCTGCACTTTATGTGTAATAGTCAATATAAACCAACTGAAGACAGACCCTCAAGATGCACAAAAGTAGGAATAAAAGCCGAGTGGACCCCAACACCTGCGTGTGAACGTAAGTATAAACTGATTAATGCAATTTATTGATTATATCACACTAGTGGAAATTGGTGCTAACACATAATTTGCTTCATTTCCCAACAAATGCAGCAATAACATGTAAACTGACACTGCCGCCACTCGAGGGAACCAGGTATGAATCTGTTtccagaaatgtgttttttacctGGTGAGACACTGAGAGTCATTTGTGGAGAGAAGTACTGGATTTCTAACAATCAGGAATCAGCAGTAACTACATGCGATGTGGACGGAGAGTGGACTATCAGACCAGTATGCACAGGTACAACCATAGACAGACTGTGAGATTGTTGttatctagtgtgtgtgtgtgtgtgtgtgtgtgtgtgtgtgtgtgtgtgtgtgtgtgtgtgtgtgtgtgtggttcattAACCTGTGATGATGGTTATCAATCTTTACTGAAGATACACAAGTCTTTCTCTTATTCTAGAGGTCGTATGCAGCAATCAAAGACCGCAACATGTGTATAACTGGGAAGTCAGTTACTGGGGAAATCATCAATCAAAAAATGGGTGAGACTACAAAGATATAGTTGTGAGACAGGCTTCAAGAGCACAGATGGAGCTACCCAGGCCACATGCACCNNNNNNNNNNNNNNNNNNNNNNNNNNNNNNNNNNNNNNNNNNNNNNNNNNNNNNNNNNNNNNNNNNNNNNNNNNNNNNNNNNNNNNNNNNNNNNNNNNNNNNNNNNNNNNNNNNNNNNNNNNNNNNNNNNNNNNNNNNNNNNNNNNNNNNNNNNNNNNNNNNNNNNNNNNNNNNNNNNNNNNNNNNNNNNNNNNNNNNNNNNNNNNNNNNNNNNNNNNNNNNNNNNNNNNNNNNNNNNNNNNNNNNNNNNNNNNNNNNNNNNNNNNNNNNNNNNNNNNNNNNNNNNNNNNNNNNNNNNNNNNNNNNNNNNNNNNNNNNNNNNNNNNNNNNNNNNNNNNNNNNNNNNNNNNNNNNNNNNNNNNNNNNNNNNNNNNNNNNNNNNNNNNNNNNNNNNNNNNNNNNNNNNNNNNNNNNNNNNNNNNNNNNNNNNNNNNNNNNNNNNNNNNNNNNNNNNNNNNNNNNNNNNNNNNNNNNNNNNNNNNNNNNNNNNNNNNNNNNNNNNNNNNNNNNNNNNNNNNNNNNNNNNNNNNNNNNNNNNNNNNNNNNNNNNNNNNNNNNNNNNNNNNNNNNNNNNNNNNNNNNNNNNNNNNNNNNNNNNNNNNNNNNNNNNNNNNNNNNNNNNNNNNNNNNNNNNNNNNNNNNNNNNNNNNNNNNNNNNNNNNNNNNNNNNNNNNNNNNNNNNNNNNNNNNNNNNNNNNNNNNNNNNNNNNNNNNNNNNNNNNNNNNNNNNNNNNNNNNNNNNNNNNNNNNNNNNNNNNNNNNNNNNNNNNNNNNNNNNNNNNNNNNNNNNNNNNNNNNNNNNNNNNNNNNNNNNNNNNNNNNNNNNNNNNNNNNNNNNNNNNNNNNNNNNNNNNNNNNNNNNNNNNNNNNNNNNNNNNNNNNNNNNNNNNNNNNNNNNNNNNNNNNNNNNNNNNNNNNNNNNNNNNNNNNNNNNNNNNNNNNNNNNNNNNNNNNNNNNNNNNNNNNNNNNNNNNNNNNNNNNNNNNNNNNNNNNNNNNNNNNNNNNNNNNNNNNNNNNNNNNNNNNNNNNNNNNNNNNNNNNNNNNNNNNNNNNNNNNNNNNNNNNNNNNNNNNNNNNNNNNNNNNNNNNNNNNNNNNNNNNNNNNNNNNNNNNNNNNNNNNNNNNNNNNNNNNNNNNNNNNNNNNNNNNNNNNNNNNNNNNNNNNNNNNNNNNNNNNNNNNNNNNNNNNNNNNNNNNNNNNNNNNNNNNNNNNNNNNNNNNNNNNNNNNNNNNNNNNNNNNNNNNNNNNNNNNNNNNNNNNNNNNNNNNNNNNNNNNNNNNNNNNNNNNNNNNNNNNNNNNNNNNNNNNNNNNNNNNNNNNNNNNNNNNNNNNNNNNNNNNNNNNNNNNNNNNNNNNNNNNNNNNNNNNNNNNNNNNNNNNNNNNNNNNNNNNNNNNNNNNNNNNNNNNNNNNNNNNNNNNNNNNNNNNNNNNNNNNNNNNNNNNNNNNNNNNNNNNNNNNNNNNNNNNNNNNNNNNNNNNNNNNNNNNNNNNNNNNNNNNNNNNNNNNNNNNNNNNNNNNNNNNNNNNNNNNNNNNNNNNNNNNNNNNNNNNNNNNNNNNNNNNNNNNNNNNNNNNNNNNNNNNNNNNNNNNNNNNNNNNNNNNNNNNNNNNNNNNNNNNNNNNNNNNNNNNNNNNNNNNNNNNNNNNNNNNNNNNNNNNNNNNNNNNNNNNNNNNNNNNNNNNNNNNNNNNNNNNNNNNNNNNNNNNNNNNNNNNNNNNNNNNNNNNNNNNNNNNNNNNNNNNNNNNNNNNNNNNNNNNNNNNNNNNNNNNNNNNNNNNNNNNNNNNNNNNNNNNNNNNNNNNNNNNNNNNNNNNNNNNNNNNNNNNNNNNNNNNNNNNNNNNNNNNNNNNNNNNNNNNNNNNNNNNNNNNNNNNNNNNNNNNNNNNNNNNNNNNNNNNNNNNNNNNNNNNNNNNNNNNNNNNNNNNNNNNNNNNNNNNNNNNNNNNNNNNNNNNNNNNNNNNNNNNNNNNNNNNNNNNNNNNNNNNNNNNNNNNNNNNNNNNNNNNNNNNNNNNNNNNNNNNNNNNNNNNNNNNNNNNNNNNNNNNNNNNNNNNNNNNNNNNNNNNNNNNNNNNNNNNNNNNNNNNNNNNNNNNNNNNNNNNNNNNNNNNNNNNNNNNNNNNNNNNNNNNNNNNNNNNNNNNNNNNNNNNNNNNNNNNNNNNNNNNNNNNNNNNNNNNNNNNNNNNNNNNNNNNNNNNNNNNNNNNNNNNNNNNNNNNNNNNNNNNNNNNNNNNNNNNNNNNNNNNNNNNNNNNNNNNNNNNNNNNNNNNNNNNNNNNNNNNNNNNNNNNNNNNNNNNNNNNNNNNNNNNNNNNNNNNNNNNNNNNNNNNNNNNNNNNNNNNNNNNNNNNNNNNNNNNNNNNNNNNNNNNNNNNNNNNNNNNNNNNNNNNNNNNNNNNNNNNNNNNNNNNNNNNNNNNNNNNNNNNNNNNNNNNNNNNNNNNNNNNNNNNNNNNNNNNNNNNNNNNNNNNNNNNNNNNNNNNNNNNNNNNNNNNNNNNNNNNNNNNNNNNNNNNNNNNNNNNNNNNNNNNNNNNNNNNNNNNNNNNNNNNNNNNNNNNNNNNNNNNNNNNNNNNNNNNNNNNNNNNNNNNNNNNNNNNNNNNNNNNNNNNNNNNNNNNNNNNNNNNNNNNNNNNNNNNNNNNNNNNNNNNNNNNNNNNNNNNNNNNNNNNNNNNNNNNNNNNNNNNNNNNNNNNNNNNNNNNNNNNNNNNNNNNNNNNNNNNNNNNNNNNNNNNNNNNNNNNNNNNNNNNNNNNNNNNNNNNNNNNNNNNNNNNNNNNNNNNNNNNNNNNNNNNNNNNNNNNNNNNNNNNNNNNNNNNNNNNNNNNNNNNNNNNNNNNNNNNNNNNNNNNNNNNNNNNNNNNNNNNNNNNNNNNNNNNNNNNNNNNNNNNNNNNNNNNNNNNNNNNNNNNNNNNNNNNNNNNNNNNNNNNNNNNNNNNNNNNNNNNNNNNNNNNNNNNNNNNNNNNNNNNNNNNNNNNNNNNNNNNNNNNNNNNNNNNNNNNNNNNNNNNNNNNNNNNNNNNNNNNNNNNNNNNNNNNNNNNNNNNNNNNNNNNNNNNNNNNNNNNNNNNNNNNNNNNNNNNNNNNNNNNNNNNNNNNNNNNNNNNNNNNNNNNNNNNNNNNNNNNNNNNNNNNNNNNNNNNNNNNNNNNNNNNNNNNNNNNNNNNNNNNNNNNNNNNNNNNNNNNNNNNNNNNNNNNNNNNNNNNNNNNNNNNNNNNNNNNNNNNNNNNNNNNNNNNNNNNNNNNNNNNNNNNNNNNNNNNNNNNNNNNNNNNNNNNNNNNNNNNNNNNNNNNNNNNNNNNNNNNNNNNNNNNNNNNNNNNNNNNNNNNNNNNNNNNNNNNNNNNNNNNNNNNNNNNNNNNNNNNNNNNNNNNNNNNNNNNNNNNNNNNNNNNNNNNNNNNNNNNNNNNNNNNNNNNNNNNNNNNNNNNNNNNNNNNNNNNNNNNNNNNNNNNNNNNNNNNNNNNNNNNNNNNNNNNNNNNNNNNNNNNNNNNNNNNNNNNNNNNNNNNNNNNNNNNNNNNNNNNNNNNNNNNNNNNNNNNNNNNNNNNNNNNNNNNNNNNNNNNNNNNNNNNNNNNNNNNNNNNNNNNNNNNNNNNNNNNNNNNNNNNNNNNNNNNNNNNNNNNNNNNNNNNNNNNNNNNNNNNNNNNNNNNNNNNNNNNNNNNNNNNNNNNNNNNNNNNNNNNNNNNNNNNNNNNNNNNNNNNNNNNNNNNNNNNNNNNNNNNNNNNNNNNNNNNNNNNNNNNNNNNNNNNNNNNNNNNNNNNNNNNNNNNNNNNNNNNNNNNNNNNNNNNNNNNNNNNNNNNNNNNNNNNNNNNNNNNNNNNNNNNNNNNNNNNNNNNNNNNNNNNNNNNNNNNNNNNNNNNNNNNNNNNNNNNNNNNNNNNNNNNNNNNNNNNNNNNNNNNNNNNNNNNNNNNNNNNNNNNNNNNNNNNNNNNNNNNNNNNNNNNNNNNNNNNNNNNNNNNNNNNNNNNNNNNNNNNNNNNNNNNNNNNNNNNNNNNNNNNNNNNNNNNNNNNNNNNNNNNNNNNNNNNNNNNNNNNNNNNNNNNNNNNNNNNNNNNNNNNNNNNNNNNNNNNNNNNNNNNNNNNNNNNNNNNNNNNNNNNNNNNNNNNNNNNNNNNNNNNNNNNNNNNNNNNNNNNNNNNNNNNNNNNNNNNNNNNNNNNNNNNNNNNNNNNNNNNNNNNNNNNNNNNNNNNNNNNNNNNNNNNNNNNNNNNNNNNNNNNNNNNNNNNNNNNNNNNNNNNNNNNNNNNNNNNNNNNNNNNNNNNNNNNNNNNNNNNNNNNNNNNNNNNNNNNNNNNNNNNNNNNNNNNNNNNNNNNNNNNNNNNNNNNNNNNNNNNNNNNNNNNNNNNNNNNNNNNNNNNNNNNNNNNNNNNNNNNNNNNNNNNNNNNNNNNNNNNNNNNNNNNNNNNNNNNNNNNNNNNNNNNNNNNNNNNNNNNNNNNNNNNNNNNNNNNNNNNNNNNNNNNNNNNNNNNNNNNNNNNNNNNNNNNNNNNNNNNNNNNNNNNNNNNNNNNNNNNNNNNNNNNNNNNNNNNNNNNNNNNNNNNNNNNNNNNNNNNNNNNNNNNNNNNNNNNNNNNNNNNNNNNNNNNNNNNNNNNNNNNNNNNNNNNNNNNNNNNNNNNNNNNNNNNNNNNNNNNNNNNNNNNNNNNNNNNNNNNNNNNNNNNNNNNNNNNNNNNNNNNNNNNNNNNNNNNNNNNNNNNNNNNNNNNNNNNNNNNNNNNNNNNNNNNNNNNNNNNNNNNNNNNNNNNNNNNNNNNNNNNNNNNNNNNNNNNNNNNNNNNNNNNNNNNNNNNNNNNNNNNNNNNNNNNNNNNNNNNNNNNNNNNNNNNNNNNNNNNNNNNNNNNNNNNNNNNNNNNNNNNNNNNNNNNNNNNNNNNNNNNNNNNNNNNNNNNNNNNNNNNNNNNNNNNNNNNNNNNNNNNNNNNNNNNNNNNNNNNNNNNNNNNNNNNNNNNNNNNNNNNNNNNNNNNNNNNNNNNNNNNNNNNNNNNNNNNNNNNNNNNNNNNNNNNNNNNNNNNNNNNNNNNNNNNNNNNNNNNNNNNNNNNNNNNNNNNNNNNNNNNNNNNNNNNNNNNNNNNNNNNNNNNNNNNNNNNNNNNNNNNNNNNNNNNNNNNNNNNNNNNNNNNNNNNNNNNNNNNNNNNNNNNNNNNNNNNNNNNNNNNNNNNNNNNNNNNNNNNNNNNNNNNNNNNNNNNNNNNNNNNNNNNNNNNNNNNNNNNNNNNNNNNNNNNNNNNNNNNNNNNNNNNNNNNNNNNNNNNNNNNNNNNNNNNNNNNNNNNNNNNNNNNNNNNNNNNNNNNNNNNNNNNNNNNNNNNNNNNNNNNNNNNNNNNNNNNNNNNNNNNNNNNNNNNNNNNNNNNNNNNNNNNNNNNNNNNNNNNNNNNNNNNNNNNNNNNNNNNNNNNNNNNNNNNNNNNNNNNNNNNNNNNNNNNNNNNNNNNNNNNNNNNNNNNNNNNNNNNNNNNNNNNNNNNNNNNNNNNNNNNNNNNNNNNNNNNNNNNNNNNNNNNNNNNNNNNNNNNNNNNNNNNNNNNNNNNNNNNNNNNNNNNNNNNNNNNNNNNNNNNNNNNNNNNNNNNNNNNNNNNNNNNNNNNNNNNNNNNNNNNNNNNNNNNNNNNNNNNNNNNNNNNNNNNNNNNNNNNNNNNNNNNNNNNNNNNNNNNNNNNNNNNNNNNNNNNNNNNNNNNNNNNNNNNNNNNNNNNNNNNNNNNNNNNNNNNNNNNNNNNNNNNNNNNNNNNNNNNNNNNNNNNNNNNNNNNNNNNNNNNNNNNNNNNNNNNNNNNNNNNNNNNNNNNNNNNNNNNNNNNNNNNNNNNNNNNNNNNNNNNNNNNNNNNNNNNNNNNNNNNNNNNNNNNNNNNNNNNNNNNNNNNNNNNNNNNNNNNNNNNNNNNNNNNNNNNNNNNNNNNNNNNNNNNNNNNNNNNNNNNNNNNNNNNNNNNNNNNNNNNNNNNNNNNNNNNNNNNNNNNNNNNNNNNNNNNNNNNNNNNNNNNNNNNNNNNNNNNNNNNNNNNNNNNNNNNNNNNNNNNNNNNNNNNNNNNNNNNNNNNNNNNNNNNNNNNNNNNNNNNNNNNNNNNNNNNNNNNNNNNNNNNNNNNNNNNNNNNNNNNNNNNNNNNNNNNNNNNNNNNNNNNNNNNNNNNNNNNNNNNNNNNNNNNNNNNNNNNNNNNNNNNNNNNNNNNNNNNNNNNNNNNNNNNNNNNNNNNNNNNNNNNNNNNNNNNNNNNNNNNNNNNNNNNNNNNNNNNNNNNNNNNNNNNNNNNNNNNNNNNNNNNNNNNNNNNNNNNNNNNNNNNNNNNNNNNNNNNNNNNNNNNNNNNNNNNNNNNNNNNNNNNNNNNNNNNNNNNNNNNNNNNNNNNNNNNNNNNNNNNNNNNNNNNNNNNNNNNNNNNNNNNNNNNNNNNNNNNNNNNNNNNNNNNNNNNNNNNNNNNNNNNNNNNNNNNNNNNNNNNNNNNNNNNNNNNNNNNNNNNNNNNNNNNNNNNNNNNNNNNNNNNNNNNNNNNNNNNNNNNNNNNNNNNNNNNNNNNNNNNNNNNNNNNNNNNNNNNNNNNNNNNNNNNNNNNNNNNNNNNNNNNNNNNNNNNNNNNNNNNNNNNNNNNNNNNNNNNNNNNNNNNNNNNNNNNNNNNNNNNNNNNNNNNNNNNNNNNNNNNNNNNNNNNNNNNNNNNNNNNNNNNNNNNNNNNNNNNNNNNNNNNNNNNNNNNNNNNNNNNNNNNNNNNNNNNNNNNNNNNNNNNNNNNNNNNNNNNNNNNNNNNNNNNNNNNNNNNNNNNNNNNNNNNNNNNNNNNNNNNNNNNNNNNNNNNNNNNNNNNNNNNNNNNNNNNNNNNNNNNNNNNNNNNNNNNNNNNNNNNNNNNNNNNNNNNNNNNNNNNNNNNNNNNNNNNNNNNNNNNNNNNNNNNNNNNNNNNNNNNNNNNNNNNNNNNNNNNNNNNNNNNNNNNNNNNNNNNNNNNNNNNNNNNNNNNNNNNNNNNNNNNNNNNNNNNNNNNNNNNNNNNNNNNNNNNNNNNNNNNNNNNNNNNNNNNNNNNNNNNNNNNNNNNNNNNNNNNNNNNNNNNNNNNNNNNNNNNNNNNNNNNNNNNNNNNNNNNNNNNNNNNNNNNNNNNNNNNNNNNNNNNNNNNNNNNNNNNNNNNNNNNNNNNNNNNNNNNNNNNNNNNNNNNNNNNNNNNNNNNNNNNNNNNNNNNNNNNNNNNNNNNNNNNNNNNNNNNNNNNNNNNNNNNNNNNNNNNNNNNNNNNNNNNNNNNNNNNNNNNNNNNNNNNNNNNNNNNNNNNNNNNNNNNNNNNNNNNNNNNNNNNNNNNNNNNNNNNN from the Sander vitreus isolate 19-12246 chromosome 9, sanVit1, whole genome shotgun sequence genome contains:
- the LOC144523088 gene encoding complement factor H-like, with translation MHAINQICVLLLWVHTLTFAQIPDCTLEQFLNGPKFDSNFDTTGLQTSYPAGKQIRVGCNVGYSGFFKLTCVEGKWESKGTVCQPKSCGHPGDAQFADFNLEIGDDFVFGSKVVYTCHKGYQMVSRTNYRHCMNEGWDGVVPVCEAQQCPVIHVDNNVQVNGDPEEATYGNVVRFSCKSNSDILSNPGSAELYCDENGEWSGQPPKCIEIKCTVPPIENGHVPDRNIQEYKEHDVLHFMCNSQYKPTEDRPSRCTKVGIKAEWTPTPACEPITCKLTLPPLEGTRYESVSRNVFFTW